Proteins from a single region of Bradyrhizobium diazoefficiens:
- a CDS encoding FixH family protein, translated as MTTSSSAIRPITGRFVLIAVVSFFAVVIGVNAVMMRLAIATLPGTEVDSAYSVSLAYQKEIQAAHQQNGRDWKIDAHIERQAGGTARLTLDAKAQDGAPLAGLSVFGRLERPTDRRADQAFAMIEAGGGNYHGIAHGVAVGQWDLVIEADRDGKRLFLSRNRVVLN; from the coding sequence ATGACAACGTCTTCATCCGCCATAAGGCCGATCACCGGGCGCTTCGTCCTGATCGCCGTAGTCTCCTTCTTTGCCGTCGTGATCGGCGTCAACGCGGTGATGATGCGGCTTGCCATTGCCACGCTGCCGGGAACCGAAGTCGACAGCGCCTATAGCGTGAGCCTTGCCTATCAGAAGGAAATCCAGGCTGCGCATCAGCAGAACGGGCGCGATTGGAAAATTGATGCGCATATCGAGCGCCAGGCCGGCGGGACGGCTCGGCTCACTCTGGACGCGAAGGCGCAGGACGGCGCGCCGCTTGCCGGGTTGTCGGTCTTCGGCCGGCTCGAGCGGCCGACCGACCGCAGAGCCGACCAGGCGTTCGCGATGATCGAGGCGGGCGGCGGCAACTACCATGGCATTGCGCATGGCGTTGCGGTGGGGCAGTGGGACCTGGTGATCGAGGCCGACCGGGACGGAAAGCGCCTGTTTCTGTCGCGCAACCGCGTCGTTTTGAACTGA
- a CDS encoding heavy metal translocating P-type ATPase translates to MQSTIDFSHFLKRSGPDRLRLDLAVDGICCAGCMAKIERNLSQIPDVTLARVNLTDRRLALEWKAGAVDPALFVVRLAELGYKAYPFESAGAETREADLAGALLRRLGVAAFAAMNVMMLSVPVWSGSVGDMLREQRDFFHWLSALIVLPAAAYSAQPFFASAYAALRARGVNMDVPISIGIVLALSMSLFETATHAEHAYFDAAIMLIAFLLAGRYLDQNVRRRTRAFASNLAALKAETATKFITDEEIRTVPVAAIRPGDIVLLRPGERSAVDGAVLSGRSEIDQSLITGETQPTTAIAGTAVYAGTLVRSGALRVRVSAACEATLLSEISRLLENALQSRSRYLRLAERASRLYAPLVHATALLTMIGWLIAGATLHDAIVIAIAVLIITCPCALGLAIPAVQTVASGALFGSGVLLNAGEAIERIAEVDRVIFDKTGTLTLPELNVANAASIPADVFDLAGRLALSSRHPVAAAVARAAGAKAPLPDIAEVPGQGVSGVVDGVDIRLGRPSWCGADEAANQILQNDPEASVVAFRHGLVRHVFAVRQGIRPDAANTVSALQRMGLTVEMLSGDRESAVRAAAETLGIHRWRAEVTPVDKIARIDELARHGHKVLMVGDGLNDAPALAGAHASMSPVTATHLSQSVAHAMFLGERLAPVQAAIAISRRALRLMRQNLWLAVTYNALAVPLAMAGLVTPLIAAVAMSTSSLLVMLNALRARRQRETA, encoded by the coding sequence ATGCAATCGACCATCGATTTTTCGCACTTCCTGAAGAGGTCCGGCCCGGATCGCCTGCGCCTCGATCTCGCGGTCGACGGCATCTGTTGCGCCGGCTGCATGGCCAAGATCGAGCGCAACTTATCGCAGATCCCGGATGTCACCCTGGCCCGGGTCAATCTGACCGATCGGCGCCTGGCGCTGGAGTGGAAGGCGGGCGCGGTGGATCCCGCGCTTTTCGTCGTTCGTCTCGCCGAGCTCGGCTACAAGGCCTATCCGTTCGAGTCGGCGGGCGCAGAGACACGGGAAGCCGACCTCGCGGGCGCGCTGCTGCGGCGCCTGGGTGTTGCCGCCTTCGCGGCGATGAATGTGATGATGCTGTCGGTGCCGGTCTGGTCCGGCAGTGTTGGCGACATGCTGCGCGAGCAGCGCGACTTCTTTCACTGGCTCTCCGCGCTAATCGTGCTGCCGGCGGCAGCCTATTCGGCCCAGCCGTTCTTTGCGTCGGCCTATGCGGCGCTGCGTGCGCGCGGTGTCAACATGGATGTGCCGATTTCGATCGGCATCGTCCTGGCGTTGTCGATGTCGCTGTTCGAAACGGCGACGCATGCCGAGCACGCCTATTTCGACGCGGCAATCATGCTGATCGCGTTCCTGCTGGCAGGCCGCTATCTCGACCAGAACGTGCGGCGGCGCACCCGCGCCTTTGCGAGCAATCTTGCCGCGCTGAAGGCGGAAACGGCGACAAAATTCATCACTGACGAGGAGATCCGCACCGTTCCCGTCGCCGCGATCCGCCCCGGCGACATCGTGCTGCTCCGTCCCGGCGAGCGGTCGGCGGTCGACGGCGCTGTCCTCAGCGGCCGCTCCGAGATCGACCAGAGCCTGATCACCGGCGAGACACAGCCAACGACGGCAATCGCCGGAACTGCGGTCTACGCCGGGACCCTGGTGCGGTCCGGCGCGTTGCGCGTGCGCGTCTCGGCGGCCTGCGAAGCAACGCTTCTGTCTGAAATCTCGCGGTTGCTGGAAAATGCCCTGCAATCGCGTTCGCGATATCTGCGCCTTGCCGAACGTGCCTCGCGCCTTTATGCCCCCCTCGTTCACGCCACGGCACTGCTGACGATGATCGGCTGGCTTATCGCAGGCGCCACGCTCCACGATGCAATCGTCATTGCCATCGCGGTCCTCATCATCACCTGTCCCTGCGCGCTTGGCCTCGCCATCCCAGCCGTTCAGACGGTGGCCTCCGGCGCCCTGTTCGGCTCGGGCGTGTTGCTCAATGCAGGTGAGGCGATCGAGCGGATCGCCGAGGTCGATCGGGTGATCTTCGATAAGACCGGCACGCTGACTCTGCCCGAGCTCAACGTCGCAAATGCCGCGTCAATTCCTGCCGATGTCTTCGATTTGGCCGGCCGCCTGGCGCTGTCCAGCCGGCATCCGGTCGCCGCCGCGGTTGCGCGCGCGGCAGGCGCAAAAGCGCCGCTGCCGGACATCGCGGAGGTGCCGGGGCAGGGCGTGTCCGGCGTGGTCGATGGCGTCGACATCAGGCTGGGGCGGCCGTCCTGGTGCGGCGCCGATGAGGCGGCTAACCAGATTCTCCAGAACGATCCCGAGGCATCCGTCGTCGCGTTTCGACATGGTTTGGTGCGCCATGTCTTCGCAGTCCGGCAGGGGATCCGTCCTGATGCGGCGAACACCGTCTCTGCACTGCAGCGGATGGGCTTGACGGTGGAGATGCTGTCCGGCGACCGGGAGTCGGCCGTCAGGGCCGCTGCCGAGACGCTCGGCATTCACCGTTGGCGTGCCGAGGTGACCCCGGTCGATAAGATCGCCCGCATCGACGAGCTCGCGCGCCACGGCCACAAGGTGCTGATGGTCGGCGACGGCCTGAACGATGCCCCGGCGCTGGCCGGTGCTCACGCCTCGATGTCGCCGGTCACCGCAACGCATCTCAGTCAGTCGGTGGCGCATGCGATGTTCCTCGGCGAGCGGCTTGCACCTGTGCAAGCCGCGATCGCCATTTCGCGCCGGGCGCTCCGGCTGATGCGGCAGAACCTCTGGCTCGCGGTGACCTACAACGCGCTCGCCGTGCCGCTCGCTATGGCCGGCCTGGTGACGCCACTGATCGCCGCGGTCGCGATGTCCACGTCATCGCTGCTCGTGATGCTCAATGCCTTGCGCGCGCGGCGGCAGAGGGAAACTGCCTGA
- a CDS encoding helix-turn-helix domain-containing protein, whose translation MLTAAAAGSSIHARPAAAVRSNSPPEGTLGLIGASTRFARNAEIYAEDDPAEYLYQVISGAVRTCRTLDDGRRQIGSFYLPGDIFDVEASEVHLASAEAIREAHVVVAERSAVMAQAEYEKDVAKQLWSLAVRELQRMHEHAMVLMKSAEERVAGFLLEMAGRNAAAPSIELPMPRQDIADYLGLTIETVSRTLSQLAQSGTIALETSRCIVLRNRVELSRINA comes from the coding sequence ATGCTCACCGCCGCAGCCGCCGGGTCCTCGATCCACGCGCGTCCGGCCGCTGCGGTTCGGTCGAACTCCCCGCCCGAAGGCACGCTCGGCTTGATCGGCGCTTCAACGCGCTTTGCGCGCAACGCTGAAATTTACGCCGAAGACGATCCGGCTGAATACCTCTACCAGGTCATATCCGGCGCGGTGCGAACCTGTCGCACGCTGGATGACGGCCGTCGCCAGATCGGCAGCTTCTATCTGCCCGGCGATATCTTCGACGTCGAGGCCAGCGAGGTGCATCTTGCCTCGGCGGAAGCGATCAGGGAGGCGCATGTCGTGGTCGCCGAGCGCAGCGCCGTGATGGCCCAGGCCGAGTACGAAAAGGATGTTGCCAAACAGCTCTGGTCCCTTGCGGTCCGCGAGCTGCAGCGTATGCACGAGCACGCAATGGTGCTGATGAAGAGCGCCGAAGAGCGGGTGGCCGGGTTTCTGCTGGAAATGGCGGGCCGCAACGCCGCCGCTCCTTCGATCGAACTGCCGATGCCGCGTCAGGACATCGCCGACTATCTCGGCTTGACGATCGAGACGGTGTCGCGGACGCTCAGCCAGCTGGCGCAGTCCGGAACCATCGCGCTGGAAACCTCGCGCTGTATCGTCCTCCGCAACCGCGTGGAGCTGAGCCGGATCAATGCCTGA
- a CDS encoding thermonuclease family protein has translation MCRGADSNLYRCGAKAANELDSFIARRPVSCTSVSADQYGRTVATCLVGTADLGEWLVSNGLALDWPRYSHGRYSAAQRDADRSGRGMWAGSYVEPWLYRACIRSGGTPSNCSDDANAHP, from the coding sequence CTGTGCCGGGGTGCCGACAGCAATTTGTATCGCTGCGGCGCCAAGGCGGCCAACGAGCTCGATAGTTTCATCGCCCGACGTCCGGTGAGTTGCACCTCGGTTTCCGCGGACCAATATGGGCGTACGGTCGCGACATGTCTTGTCGGGACTGCCGACCTCGGGGAATGGCTGGTCAGCAATGGTCTCGCGCTGGATTGGCCGCGATATTCCCACGGCCGCTATTCCGCCGCGCAGCGCGATGCGGATCGTTCAGGCCGAGGGATGTGGGCTGGGAGCTATGTGGAGCCCTGGCTGTACCGCGCGTGCATTCGGTCGGGCGGCACGCCGTCCAATTGTTCGGATGACGCGAACGCACATCCTTGA
- a CDS encoding zincin-like metallopeptidase domain-containing protein → MSRHSRARTGQDRASLYDEITDKIIAELEAGRVPWVQPWGTEAAKAPLSMPRNAASARPYSGINVLILWGAVIERGFSGQNWLTFRQALALGGHVRKGERGITVVYADRFVPADERRRAHEMGEEAQAVPFLKRFTVFNTDQCDGLPADVATTAPMPLPGMIEPQVEALIKATGIDFRIGGNRAFYMPAEDYVQVPPPAAYFEPINWHRTALHELGHASGHPSRLNRDLGGPYGTKKYAFEELIAELCAAFSCASLGIVPTVRHADYIGSWLEVLREDNRAIVRAASQASKAADYLLGFLPADPTASADAAEADQEAA, encoded by the coding sequence ATGTCCAGACATTCTCGCGCGCGCACCGGTCAGGACCGGGCAAGCCTTTACGACGAAATCACCGACAAGATCATCGCCGAGCTGGAGGCCGGCCGCGTGCCCTGGGTTCAGCCCTGGGGGACGGAGGCGGCAAAGGCGCCGCTGTCGATGCCAAGGAACGCCGCGTCCGCCCGGCCCTACAGCGGCATCAACGTTCTCATCCTCTGGGGGGCGGTGATCGAGCGCGGTTTTTCGGGCCAAAACTGGCTGACCTTCCGCCAGGCGCTTGCGCTCGGCGGTCATGTCCGCAAGGGCGAGCGCGGCATAACCGTGGTCTATGCCGACCGCTTCGTCCCGGCGGACGAACGGCGCCGTGCGCATGAGATGGGCGAAGAGGCGCAGGCCGTTCCATTCCTGAAGCGGTTCACCGTCTTCAACACCGATCAATGCGACGGATTGCCCGCAGACGTCGCGACCACCGCGCCAATGCCGCTGCCCGGCATGATCGAGCCGCAGGTCGAGGCCCTGATCAAGGCAACCGGCATCGACTTTCGCATCGGCGGCAACCGCGCCTTCTATATGCCGGCAGAAGACTATGTGCAGGTGCCGCCGCCGGCGGCCTATTTCGAACCGATCAATTGGCACCGGACCGCGCTGCATGAGCTTGGCCATGCCAGCGGTCATCCTTCGCGCCTCAACCGCGATCTCGGCGGTCCGTACGGCACCAAAAAATACGCGTTCGAGGAATTGATCGCCGAATTGTGCGCCGCGTTTTCCTGCGCGTCACTCGGCATCGTGCCGACCGTGCGGCACGCCGACTATATCGGTTCCTGGCTGGAAGTCCTGCGGGAGGACAACCGCGCGATCGTGCGGGCGGCCTCGCAGGCCAGCAAAGCCGCAGATTATCTGCTTGGCTTCCTGCCAGCAGATCCAACTGCTTCGGCCGATGCTGCCGAGGCAGATCAGGAGGCGGCGTGA
- a CDS encoding ParB/RepB/Spo0J family partition protein, producing MTKAVQKITLSPSRDIPFNKLVLSQSNVRRVKAGVSIEQLAESIAQRTLLQSLNVRAIVDAEGNETGMFEVPAGGRRYRALELLVKQKRMSKSQPVPCVVREGGIAEDDSIAENDERVGLHPLDQFRAFQMLRDLGMSEEDIAARHFVAPAIVKQRLRLASVSPKLHEVYAEDGMTLEQLMAFSVSGDHTRQEQVWENVSRSGYDEPYQIRRMLTENTVRGSDRRAQYVGIEAYERAGGPVLHDLFEHDDGGWLQDVALLDRLVTEKLKQDAEVIAAEGWKWISVAVDFPFGHTSGLRELEGTPTALSIEEQGTIDALNAEHDRLEAEYQDADELPEEVDQRLGEIEVALLAFEERPMIYDPADIARAGVFISIDSDGRLSVDRGYVRPEDEPTVDADPGQGSATVDGTEAVAPVQRTAITVGGAPTEPAEEDEDDAARPLPDRLITELTAYRTLALRDALAEHPSLAFLAVLHSFVLANFYRFASSGSCLEIAVHTPTFPAQAPGLKDSAPAKAIDARHEAWKARLPNDAKALWDRLTALDGNAQAALFAHCASFSVNALYEPVNRYAQGRVSADGLARRLGQADVLARAVGLDMVEAGWRPTVDNYLGRVTKPRILEAVRQAKGDASAELIDHLKKADMAREAERLLEGTGWLPEPLRLTDAIQSADRDADAGPLPEFLAGDEDAGGTADDVQPHGIAAE from the coding sequence ATGACCAAGGCAGTCCAAAAGATCACGCTGTCGCCCTCGCGTGATATTCCCTTCAACAAGCTGGTGCTGAGCCAGTCCAACGTTCGGCGCGTCAAGGCGGGCGTCTCGATCGAGCAGCTTGCCGAGAGCATCGCCCAGCGCACGCTGCTGCAAAGCCTCAATGTCCGCGCCATCGTGGACGCCGAGGGAAATGAGACAGGCATGTTCGAGGTGCCGGCCGGCGGCAGGCGCTACCGTGCTCTCGAGCTCCTGGTCAAGCAGAAGCGCATGTCCAAGTCGCAGCCCGTGCCCTGCGTCGTTCGCGAGGGAGGCATCGCCGAAGACGATTCGATCGCAGAGAACGATGAGCGCGTCGGCCTGCATCCGCTCGACCAGTTTCGCGCATTCCAGATGCTACGCGACCTCGGCATGAGCGAAGAGGACATTGCCGCGCGGCATTTCGTGGCGCCGGCAATCGTCAAGCAGCGCCTGCGCCTGGCATCGGTCTCGCCGAAGCTGCATGAGGTCTATGCCGAGGACGGCATGACGCTGGAGCAGCTGATGGCGTTCTCGGTGAGCGGCGATCACACGCGCCAGGAGCAGGTCTGGGAGAATGTCAGCCGCTCCGGCTATGATGAGCCGTACCAGATCCGCCGCATGCTGACCGAGAACACCGTGCGCGGGTCCGATCGCCGTGCGCAATATGTCGGCATCGAGGCGTATGAGCGCGCCGGTGGTCCGGTCCTGCACGATCTGTTCGAGCATGACGACGGCGGCTGGCTCCAGGACGTAGCCCTGCTCGATCGTCTTGTCACGGAGAAGCTCAAGCAGGACGCCGAGGTGATCGCGGCGGAAGGGTGGAAGTGGATCTCGGTGGCCGTCGATTTTCCATTCGGCCACACCAGCGGCTTGCGGGAATTGGAGGGAACGCCGACCGCGCTCAGCATCGAGGAGCAGGGCACGATCGATGCGCTCAATGCCGAGCATGACCGGCTCGAAGCCGAGTATCAGGATGCCGACGAACTTCCCGAGGAGGTCGACCAGCGCCTTGGTGAGATCGAGGTGGCATTGCTCGCCTTCGAGGAGCGGCCAATGATCTACGATCCGGCCGACATCGCCCGCGCTGGAGTCTTCATCAGCATCGATTCCGACGGACGGCTGTCGGTGGATCGCGGCTATGTCCGGCCGGAGGATGAACCAACGGTCGATGCCGACCCCGGACAGGGCAGCGCAACGGTTGACGGGACGGAAGCTGTTGCTCCGGTGCAGCGTACCGCCATCACCGTCGGTGGCGCTCCAACCGAGCCGGCCGAAGAGGATGAGGACGATGCTGCAAGACCGCTGCCGGACCGGCTGATCACCGAGCTGACAGCCTATCGAACGCTGGCGCTACGCGACGCGCTCGCCGAGCATCCCTCGCTCGCATTTTTGGCGGTGCTGCACAGTTTCGTGCTGGCGAACTTCTACAGGTTTGCATCATCCGGCAGTTGCCTCGAGATCGCGGTTCACACGCCGACATTCCCGGCCCAGGCTCCGGGATTGAAGGACAGCGCGCCGGCCAAGGCTATCGACGCCAGGCACGAAGCCTGGAAAGCGCGGCTGCCCAACGATGCGAAGGCGCTTTGGGATAGGCTCACCGCACTGGACGGCAACGCGCAAGCAGCCCTGTTCGCCCATTGCGCGTCGTTCTCGGTCAACGCCCTCTATGAACCGGTGAACCGCTACGCTCAGGGGCGGGTATCCGCTGATGGGCTCGCGCGCAGGCTCGGCCAGGCCGACGTGCTGGCGCGGGCGGTCGGGCTCGACATGGTGGAGGCCGGCTGGAGGCCGACCGTGGATAATTACCTCGGCCGCGTCACCAAGCCACGTATTCTGGAGGCGGTGAGGCAAGCAAAGGGCGATGCCTCCGCAGAACTGATCGACCATCTGAAGAAGGCCGATATGGCCCGCGAAGCCGAGCGCCTTCTCGAGGGCACGGGATGGCTGCCGGAGCCACTGCGCCTCACTGACGCTATCCAATCGGCAGACCGGGACGCAGACGCGGGTCCGCTTCCCGAGTTCCTCGCTGGCGATGAGGACGCTGGCGGTACCGCAGACGACGTTCAGCCACACGGCATTGCCGCTGAATGA